In the Telopea speciosissima isolate NSW1024214 ecotype Mountain lineage chromosome 2, Tspe_v1, whole genome shotgun sequence genome, one interval contains:
- the LOC122652882 gene encoding condensin complex subunit 1 isoform X1 has product MAPAFIFPPNIRDLEADCDDDRLSVRTSVEISSFRPSELEEFVKGVSFDLSDKELFCVEEQDVFDRVYSLVRDFSLLTPPCKLNLVESLRSNFSVLLPNVDSLSRNPQDDTPVLDRVSSHRNAFKIYTFFLFHIVLAVESNQNSNNNNSKVAASSRKKNSTPSWNWEPQRGRIVSLIANSLEINLGLLFGSTDPDDNYLSFVVKNTFSMFENAALLKDSNTKDALCRIIGTCATKYHYTAQSCASILHLIHKCDFVVTHMAETVAGAEKKYADGSLAVSLIREIGRTNPKDYVRDTVGAENIGRFLVELADQLPKLMSTNIGILIPHFGGESYKIRNALVGVLGKLVAKAFKDVEGEVSSKSVRLRTKQAMLEILLERCRDVSAYTRSRVLQVWAELCEDHAVSIGLWNEVAVIAAGRLEDKSAIVRKSALHLLIMMLQHNPFGPQLRILSFEATLEKYKERLRELEPTVPVESVLEGIPSDDDAGEADGEIDHVNAVGEAAKQQESVSDSCLPHVEDGNMQDPSVLDVGNLEQTRALVASLEAGLRFSKCISATMPTLVQLMASSSATDVENTILLLMRCRQFQIDGSEACLRKMLPLVFSQDKSIYEAVESAFIAIYIKKGPSETAKNLLNLAVDSSIGDLAALELLVDALVSKGDISNSTISALWDFFSFSVSGVTAEQSRGALSVLCMAAKSSTRVLGSHLQDIIDIGFGRWAKEDPLLARTACLALQRLSENDKEIMLSNSGGRVFGTLQNLITGFWLPESIWYSFADKAISAIYSIHPTPEVFAANVVKRSLLSVFDCMGGDESPIDTDFGSLNNILSTMQVTKLSRYLFIISHVALNQLVYIESCVRKIQKQNAQKGKSRPISENFQGDCTEVTELPMKENSINAELGLAASEDMALDALAENAEKEIISGGSVGRCLIGHCTPFLSKLCRNFSLMQKYPELQASGMLALCRFMAIDSDFCEANLQLMFTVVESAPSETVRSNCIIAMGDLAVRFPNLLEPWTENMYARLRDPSTSVRKNAVLVLSHLILNDMMKVKGYINEMAMRLEDADERISSLAKLFFLELSKKGSNPIYNLLPDILSRLSNQNLEKDAFCNIMQFLISSIKKDKQMEALVEKLCNRFGGVTDIKQWEYISYCLAQLTFTEKGIRKLIESFKTYEHVLSEDSVMEHFKYIISKGKKFAKTELKSSIEEFEEKLNKFHMEKKEQEMTARNAQVHQQKVGCLEGLIVGKDNAERDAEGDGSQDGAASEITDPSEEDGSTQTLNNGSEEKAAESEGNSGVFSEVIESETGDMEVKSPKISQRGASRSKAKSGGVVMKDIKDDASVRRKIRANRRVDASTCE; this is encoded by the exons aTGGCTCCTGCTTTCATTTTCCCGCCAAATATTCGTGACCTCGAAGCGGACTGCGATGACGACCGTCTCTCCGTTCGAACCTCAGTCGAAATAAGCTCTTTTCGTCCTTCTGAACTCGAAGAGTTCGTCAAAG GAGTCTCGTTCGATCTATCCGACAAGGAGTTGTTCTGCGTGGAGGAACAAGATGTATTTGACCGAGTGTATTCCCTCGTCAGggatttctctcttctcacaCCGCCCTGCAAATTGAATCTCGTGGAGAGTCTCCGGTCCAATTTCAGCGTTCTTCTTCCCAATGTCGATTCACTCTCGCGAAACCCTCAGGATGATACGCCTGTCCTTGACCGAGTCTCCTCTCATCGCAACGCTTTCAAAATCTATACTTTCTTTCTATTCCATATCGTCCTCGCTGTGGAGTCCAACCAAaactccaacaacaacaactcaaag GTTGCAGCAAGTAGTCGAAAGAAAAATTCTACACCCTCGTGGAATTGGGAACCACAGAGGGGTCGGATTGTTAGTCTAATTGCTAATTCACTGGAGATCAACCTCGGGTTGCTCTTTGGATCAACAGATCCCGATGATAATTATCTGTCTTTCGTTGTAAA AAATACGTTCTCCATGTTTGAAAATGCGGCCCTGTTGAAGGACTCGAACACCAAAGATGCTCTGTGTCGTATTATTGGTACCTGTGCAACTAAATACCATTATACAGCACAATCATGCGCTTCAATCCTGCACCTCATCCACAAATGTGATTTTGTTGTCACTCATATGGCTGAAACTGTTGCTGGGGCTGAGAAGAAGTATGCTGATGGTAGCTTAGCGGTTTCTCTGATTAGGGAGATAGGGCGGACAAACCCAAAAGACTATGTGAGGGACACTGTTGGGGCTGAGAACATTGGGCGGTTCCTTGTTGAGCTTGCTGACCAGCTGCCTAAGTTAATGTCAACAAACATAGGAATCTTGATCCCGCACTTTGGTGGAGAATCATATAAGATAAGGAATGCTCTTGTAGGAGTGTTGGGAAAGTTGGTTGCTAAGGCATTTAAGGATGTCGAAGGCGAAGTAAGTTCCAAGTCTGTCAGGTTGCGTACTAAGCAAGCTATGTTAGAAATCTTGCTTGAACGGTGTCGTGATGTTTCAGCCTACACCAGGAGTCGGGTGCTTCAGGTGTGGGCTGAGCTATGTGAAGATCATGCTGTCTCCATTGGTTTGTGGAATGAAGTTGCTGTGATTGCTGCTGGGCGATTGGAGGATAAGAGTGCGATTGTTCGAAAATCTGCATTGCATTTACTTATTATGATGTTGCAGCATAACCCATTTGGGCCACAACTCCGTATTCTCTCCTTTGAGGCTACATTagaaaagtacaaggagagGTTACGAGAGCTGGAGCCAACTGTCCCTGTTGAGAGTGTCTTGGAAGGGATACCATCTGATGATGATGCTGGTGAAGCAGATGGTGAGATTGATCATGTAAATGCTGTGGGGGAGGCTGCCAAGCAGCAAGAGAGTGTCTCTGATAGTTGTTTACCTCATGTTGAAGATGGTAATATGCAGGATCCTTCAGTGCTAGATGTTGGGAACTTGGAGCAGACAAGGGCCCTGGTTGCATCACTGGAGGCAGGGCTGAGGTTCTCAAAGTGTATATCAGCCACAATGCCAACTCTTGTTCAACtgatggcttcttcttctgccaCTGACGTTGAGAACACAATCCTCTTGCTAATGAGGTGCAGACAGTTCCAAATTGATGGTTCAGAAGCCTGTCTGCGCAAGATGTTGCCTTTG GTGTTTTCACAGGATAAATCCATATATGAAGCTGTGGAGAGTGCATTTATTGCCATATACATAAAGAAAGGCCCCTCTGAAACTGCAAAGAATCTGTTGAACCTTGCAGTTGATTCAAGTATTGGTGATCTTGCGGCGCTGGAGTTACTAGTTGATGCGTTGGTATCCAAAGGTGATATCTCTAATAGCACG ATATCAGCCTTGTGGGATTTTTTTAGCTTTAGTGTTAGTGGAGTCACAGCAGAGCAAAGCCGTGGAGCATTGTCAGTCCTGTGCATGGCGGCTAAATCTTCTACTCGTGTTCTTGGTTCCCATCTTCAGGATATTATTGACATTGGGTTTGGTCGCTGGGCAAAAGAGGATCCCCTGCTTGCCAGAACAGCATGCCTTGCCCTTCAGAGATTGTCTGAGAATGACAAGGAAATAATGTTGTCAAATAGTGGAGGCCGAGTATTTGGTACTTTACAAAATTTAATCACTGGTTTTTGGTTGCCAGAAAGCATATGGTATTCTTTTGCAGATAAGGCAATAAGTGCTATATATTCCATTCATCCAACACCTGAAGTTTTTGCTGCTAATGTGGTGAAACGGTCTCTTCTTTCTGTATTTGATTGTATGGGAGGAGATGAGTCCCCAATTGATACTGACTTTGGCAGCTTGAACAACATCCTTTCCACTATGCAAGTAACAAAGCTCAGTAGATACTTATTTATTATAAGTCATGTTGCCCTTAATCAATTGGTTTACATTGAATCATGTGTTCGAAAGATCCAGAAACAGAATGCACAGAAAGGAAAGTCAAGACCCATTTCTGAGAATTTTCAGGGTGATTGTACAGAAGTTACTGAGCTTCCTATGAAG GAGAACAGTATAAATGCTGAACTAGGTCTTGCTGCCTCTGAAGATATGGCACTTGATGCACTTGCTGAAAATgcagaaaaagaaattatatcTGGTGGTTCTGTTGGACGGTGCTTAATAGGACATTGTACACCTTTCTTGTCAAAGCTCTGCAGAAATTTTAGTCTGATGCAAAAG TACCCAGAACTTCAGGCTTCTGGAATGCTTGCACTCTGTCGGTTTATGGCTATTGATTCAGATTTTTG TGAAGCAAATCTTCAACTTATGTTCACGGTTGTGGAGAGTGCACCCTCAGAAACTGTTCGTTCCAATTGTATTATTGCTATGGGAGACTTGGCTGTTCGTTTTCCTAATCTTTTAGAACCCTGGACTGAGAACATGTATGCTCGACTAAGGGACCCTTCAACATCTGTTAGGAAAAATGCTGTCCTTGttctttctcatctcattttgAATGACATGATGAAG GTGAAAGGTTATATAAATGAAATGGCTATGCGGTTAGAAGATGCGGACGAGAGGATTTCAAGCCTGGCAAAACTCTTCTTTCTTGAGCTGTCAAAGAAAG GCAGCAACCCAATTTATAATTTACTTCCAGATATCCTCAGTAGATTATCCAATCAAAACCTGGAGAAAGACGCTTTCTGCAACATTATGCAGTTCTTAATAAGTTCCATCAAGAAG GACAAACAAATGGAAGCTCTAGTTGAAAAGCTTTGCAATAGGTTTGGTGGAGTCACAG ATATCAAACAGTGGGAATATATTTCATATTGCCTTGCACAGCTGACTTTCACTGAGAAAGGAATAAGGAAGCTCATCGAGTCTTTCAAAACTTATGAACATGTCCTATCTGAGGATTCTGTGATGGAGCACTTCAAATACATTATAAGCAAG GGTAAGAAGTTCGCAAAGACAGAGCTCAAGTCTTCCATCGAGGAGTTTGAGGAGAAGCTTAATAAGTTCCACATGGAGAAGAAGGAGCAAGAAATGACTGCCAGAAATGCTCAAGTCCACCAACAAAAAGTTGGTTGTTTGGAAGGTCTTATTGTGGGCAAGGACAATGCAGAAAGAGATGCTGAAGGTGATGGTAGTCAGG ATGGAGCAGCTAGTGAGATTACAGATCCCTCTGAAGAGGATGGATCAACCCAAACTTTGAATAATGGTTCAGAAGAAAAAGCTGCTGAGTCGGAAGGAAATTCAGGTGTCTTCAGTGAGGTGATAGAATCAGAAACAGGTGACATGGAGGTTAAATCACCAAAAATTTCTCAGAGAG GTGCCTCCAGGTCCAAAGCCAAGAGTGGTGGGGTTGTTATGAAAGATATAAAGGATGATGCTTCTGTTAGAAGAAAAATCCGGGCAAATAGAAG GGTCGATGCCAGCACTTGCGAGTAA
- the LOC122649670 gene encoding uncharacterized protein LOC122649670, protein MALPWSMTLWLGKMVVIALRGWVFSCLTVADEIAGALRSGDVGPFHVG, encoded by the coding sequence ATGGCACTGCCATGGAGCATGACTCTTTGGTTAGGGAAGATGGTGGTGATAGCTTTGAGAGGTTGGGTCTTTTCCTGTTTAACTGTCGCCGATGAGATTGCTGGTGCTCTCAGAAGCGGTGATGTTGGTCCTTTCCATGTTGGCTGA
- the LOC122652882 gene encoding condensin complex subunit 1 isoform X2, translating into MAPAFIFPPNIRDLEADCDDDRLSVRTSVEISSFRPSELEEFVKGVSFDLSDKELFCVEEQDVFDRVYSLVRDFSLLTPPCKLNLVESLRSNFSVLLPNVDSLSRNPQDDTPVLDRVSSHRNAFKIYTFFLFHIVLAVESNQNSNNNNSKVAASSRKKNSTPSWNWEPQRGRIVSLIANSLEINLGLLFGSTDPDDNYLSFVVKNTFSMFENAALLKDSNTKDALCRIIGTCATKYHYTAQSCASILHLIHKCDFVVTHMAETVAGAEKKYADGSLAVSLIREIGRTNPKDYVRDTVGAENIGRFLVELADQLPKLMSTNIGILIPHFGGESYKIRNALVGVLGKLVAKAFKDVEGEVSSKSVRLRTKQAMLEILLERCRDVSAYTRSRVLQVWAELCEDHAVSIGLWNEVAVIAAGRLEDKSAIVRKSALHLLIMMLQHNPFGPQLRILSFEATLEKYKERLRELEPTVPVESVLEGIPSDDDAGEADGEIDHVNAVGEAAKQQESVSDSCLPHVEDGNMQDPSVLDVGNLEQTRALVASLEAGLRFSKCISATMPTLVQLMASSSATDVENTILLLMRCRQFQIDGSEACLRKMLPLVFSQDKSIYEAVESAFIAIYIKKGPSETAKNLLNLAVDSSIGDLAALELLVDALVSKGDISNSTISALWDFFSFSVSGVTAEQSRGALSVLCMAAKSSTRVLGSHLQDIIDIGFGRWAKEDPLLARTACLALQRLSENDKEIMLSNSGGRVFGTLQNLITGFWLPESIWYSFADKAISAIYSIHPTPEVFAANVVKRSLLSVFDCMGGDESPIDTDFGSLNNILSTMQVTKLSRYLFIISHVALNQLVYIESCVRKIQKQNAQKGKSRPISENFQGDCTEVTELPMKENSINAELGLAASEDMALDALAENAEKEIISGGSVGRCLIGHCTPFLSKLCRNFSLMQKYPELQASGMLALCRFMAIDSDFCEANLQLMFTVVESAPSETVRSNCIIAMGDLAVRFPNLLEPWTENMYARLRDPSTSVRKNAVLVLSHLILNDMMKVKGYINEMAMRLEDADERISSLAKLFFLELSKKGSNPIYNLLPDILSRLSNQNLEKDAFCNIMQFLISSIKKDKQMEALVEKLCNRFGGVTDIKQWEYISYCLAQLTFTEKGIRKLIESFKTYEHVLSEDSVMEHFKYIISKGKKFAKTELKSSIEEFEEKLNKFHMEKKEQEMTARNAQVHQQKVGCLEGLIVGKDNAERDAEGDGSQDGAASEITDPSEEDGSTQTLNNGSEEKAAESEGNSGVFSEVIESETGDMEVKSPKISQRGASRSKAKSGGVVMKDIKDDASVRRKIRANRRCNMK; encoded by the exons aTGGCTCCTGCTTTCATTTTCCCGCCAAATATTCGTGACCTCGAAGCGGACTGCGATGACGACCGTCTCTCCGTTCGAACCTCAGTCGAAATAAGCTCTTTTCGTCCTTCTGAACTCGAAGAGTTCGTCAAAG GAGTCTCGTTCGATCTATCCGACAAGGAGTTGTTCTGCGTGGAGGAACAAGATGTATTTGACCGAGTGTATTCCCTCGTCAGggatttctctcttctcacaCCGCCCTGCAAATTGAATCTCGTGGAGAGTCTCCGGTCCAATTTCAGCGTTCTTCTTCCCAATGTCGATTCACTCTCGCGAAACCCTCAGGATGATACGCCTGTCCTTGACCGAGTCTCCTCTCATCGCAACGCTTTCAAAATCTATACTTTCTTTCTATTCCATATCGTCCTCGCTGTGGAGTCCAACCAAaactccaacaacaacaactcaaag GTTGCAGCAAGTAGTCGAAAGAAAAATTCTACACCCTCGTGGAATTGGGAACCACAGAGGGGTCGGATTGTTAGTCTAATTGCTAATTCACTGGAGATCAACCTCGGGTTGCTCTTTGGATCAACAGATCCCGATGATAATTATCTGTCTTTCGTTGTAAA AAATACGTTCTCCATGTTTGAAAATGCGGCCCTGTTGAAGGACTCGAACACCAAAGATGCTCTGTGTCGTATTATTGGTACCTGTGCAACTAAATACCATTATACAGCACAATCATGCGCTTCAATCCTGCACCTCATCCACAAATGTGATTTTGTTGTCACTCATATGGCTGAAACTGTTGCTGGGGCTGAGAAGAAGTATGCTGATGGTAGCTTAGCGGTTTCTCTGATTAGGGAGATAGGGCGGACAAACCCAAAAGACTATGTGAGGGACACTGTTGGGGCTGAGAACATTGGGCGGTTCCTTGTTGAGCTTGCTGACCAGCTGCCTAAGTTAATGTCAACAAACATAGGAATCTTGATCCCGCACTTTGGTGGAGAATCATATAAGATAAGGAATGCTCTTGTAGGAGTGTTGGGAAAGTTGGTTGCTAAGGCATTTAAGGATGTCGAAGGCGAAGTAAGTTCCAAGTCTGTCAGGTTGCGTACTAAGCAAGCTATGTTAGAAATCTTGCTTGAACGGTGTCGTGATGTTTCAGCCTACACCAGGAGTCGGGTGCTTCAGGTGTGGGCTGAGCTATGTGAAGATCATGCTGTCTCCATTGGTTTGTGGAATGAAGTTGCTGTGATTGCTGCTGGGCGATTGGAGGATAAGAGTGCGATTGTTCGAAAATCTGCATTGCATTTACTTATTATGATGTTGCAGCATAACCCATTTGGGCCACAACTCCGTATTCTCTCCTTTGAGGCTACATTagaaaagtacaaggagagGTTACGAGAGCTGGAGCCAACTGTCCCTGTTGAGAGTGTCTTGGAAGGGATACCATCTGATGATGATGCTGGTGAAGCAGATGGTGAGATTGATCATGTAAATGCTGTGGGGGAGGCTGCCAAGCAGCAAGAGAGTGTCTCTGATAGTTGTTTACCTCATGTTGAAGATGGTAATATGCAGGATCCTTCAGTGCTAGATGTTGGGAACTTGGAGCAGACAAGGGCCCTGGTTGCATCACTGGAGGCAGGGCTGAGGTTCTCAAAGTGTATATCAGCCACAATGCCAACTCTTGTTCAACtgatggcttcttcttctgccaCTGACGTTGAGAACACAATCCTCTTGCTAATGAGGTGCAGACAGTTCCAAATTGATGGTTCAGAAGCCTGTCTGCGCAAGATGTTGCCTTTG GTGTTTTCACAGGATAAATCCATATATGAAGCTGTGGAGAGTGCATTTATTGCCATATACATAAAGAAAGGCCCCTCTGAAACTGCAAAGAATCTGTTGAACCTTGCAGTTGATTCAAGTATTGGTGATCTTGCGGCGCTGGAGTTACTAGTTGATGCGTTGGTATCCAAAGGTGATATCTCTAATAGCACG ATATCAGCCTTGTGGGATTTTTTTAGCTTTAGTGTTAGTGGAGTCACAGCAGAGCAAAGCCGTGGAGCATTGTCAGTCCTGTGCATGGCGGCTAAATCTTCTACTCGTGTTCTTGGTTCCCATCTTCAGGATATTATTGACATTGGGTTTGGTCGCTGGGCAAAAGAGGATCCCCTGCTTGCCAGAACAGCATGCCTTGCCCTTCAGAGATTGTCTGAGAATGACAAGGAAATAATGTTGTCAAATAGTGGAGGCCGAGTATTTGGTACTTTACAAAATTTAATCACTGGTTTTTGGTTGCCAGAAAGCATATGGTATTCTTTTGCAGATAAGGCAATAAGTGCTATATATTCCATTCATCCAACACCTGAAGTTTTTGCTGCTAATGTGGTGAAACGGTCTCTTCTTTCTGTATTTGATTGTATGGGAGGAGATGAGTCCCCAATTGATACTGACTTTGGCAGCTTGAACAACATCCTTTCCACTATGCAAGTAACAAAGCTCAGTAGATACTTATTTATTATAAGTCATGTTGCCCTTAATCAATTGGTTTACATTGAATCATGTGTTCGAAAGATCCAGAAACAGAATGCACAGAAAGGAAAGTCAAGACCCATTTCTGAGAATTTTCAGGGTGATTGTACAGAAGTTACTGAGCTTCCTATGAAG GAGAACAGTATAAATGCTGAACTAGGTCTTGCTGCCTCTGAAGATATGGCACTTGATGCACTTGCTGAAAATgcagaaaaagaaattatatcTGGTGGTTCTGTTGGACGGTGCTTAATAGGACATTGTACACCTTTCTTGTCAAAGCTCTGCAGAAATTTTAGTCTGATGCAAAAG TACCCAGAACTTCAGGCTTCTGGAATGCTTGCACTCTGTCGGTTTATGGCTATTGATTCAGATTTTTG TGAAGCAAATCTTCAACTTATGTTCACGGTTGTGGAGAGTGCACCCTCAGAAACTGTTCGTTCCAATTGTATTATTGCTATGGGAGACTTGGCTGTTCGTTTTCCTAATCTTTTAGAACCCTGGACTGAGAACATGTATGCTCGACTAAGGGACCCTTCAACATCTGTTAGGAAAAATGCTGTCCTTGttctttctcatctcattttgAATGACATGATGAAG GTGAAAGGTTATATAAATGAAATGGCTATGCGGTTAGAAGATGCGGACGAGAGGATTTCAAGCCTGGCAAAACTCTTCTTTCTTGAGCTGTCAAAGAAAG GCAGCAACCCAATTTATAATTTACTTCCAGATATCCTCAGTAGATTATCCAATCAAAACCTGGAGAAAGACGCTTTCTGCAACATTATGCAGTTCTTAATAAGTTCCATCAAGAAG GACAAACAAATGGAAGCTCTAGTTGAAAAGCTTTGCAATAGGTTTGGTGGAGTCACAG ATATCAAACAGTGGGAATATATTTCATATTGCCTTGCACAGCTGACTTTCACTGAGAAAGGAATAAGGAAGCTCATCGAGTCTTTCAAAACTTATGAACATGTCCTATCTGAGGATTCTGTGATGGAGCACTTCAAATACATTATAAGCAAG GGTAAGAAGTTCGCAAAGACAGAGCTCAAGTCTTCCATCGAGGAGTTTGAGGAGAAGCTTAATAAGTTCCACATGGAGAAGAAGGAGCAAGAAATGACTGCCAGAAATGCTCAAGTCCACCAACAAAAAGTTGGTTGTTTGGAAGGTCTTATTGTGGGCAAGGACAATGCAGAAAGAGATGCTGAAGGTGATGGTAGTCAGG ATGGAGCAGCTAGTGAGATTACAGATCCCTCTGAAGAGGATGGATCAACCCAAACTTTGAATAATGGTTCAGAAGAAAAAGCTGCTGAGTCGGAAGGAAATTCAGGTGTCTTCAGTGAGGTGATAGAATCAGAAACAGGTGACATGGAGGTTAAATCACCAAAAATTTCTCAGAGAG GTGCCTCCAGGTCCAAAGCCAAGAGTGGTGGGGTTGTTATGAAAGATATAAAGGATGATGCTTCTGTTAGAAGAAAAATCCGGGCAAATAGAAG GTGCAACATGAAGTAG